Proteins encoded together in one Amblyomma americanum isolate KBUSLIRL-KWMA chromosome 1, ASM5285725v1, whole genome shotgun sequence window:
- the LOC144117643 gene encoding uncharacterized protein LOC144117643, whose amino-acid sequence MERPQFCVKWKHHHSNMLAEFWQLLSNEALVDVTLACEGLSLKAHKVVLSACSPFFQALFVENPCEHPIVILPAMRYIDLKAIVEFMYRGEVNVPLEQIAALLKTAETLKVKGLAECTNENKNGGLVTSVDGAADAGPVCTPRAESAPLSKRKGSRGPSSRASNVAASSSTAVPSGARHGSSVQASISQHTQDSIGDDVEEGDDADFDLEILDVMEEFTTTENVPEFPDVASSSQVLGYESQQSHHTGFTSDNSALVPAQRSLPSDFSITSQVDIEPSPYSLIPYDDQAIPPVVAAFPAAALSGDGASIAMAVTDASGVPAVAGPSGYQQSTPSHGTYPVPDHPTHLHLFFSASRFPHGDPSLCGASGFSFTCNAGRCAHATIASGPTERRSLVKLPCLWATIPPVVAASPAAALSGDGTSIAMAVMDV is encoded by the exons ATGGAGCGTCCGCAGTTCTGCGTGAAGTGGAAGCACCACCATTCAAACATGCTGGCTGAGTTTTGGCAACTGCTGTCTAACGAAGCGTTGGTGGACGTTACGCTGGCGTGCGAAGGTCTATCACTGAAGGCACACAAGGTGGTCCTCTCCGCCTGCAGCCCCTTTTTTCAAGCGCTTTTTGTCGAGAATCCCTGCGAGCACCCTATTGTGATACTGCCCGCCATGCGCTACATTGACTTGAAGGCGATAGTCGAGTTCATGTACCGCGGTGAGGTAAACGTGCCGCTGGAACAAATAGCGGCGCTCCTCAAGACTGCCGAGACTCTGAAGGTCAAGGGTCTCGCGGAGTGCACAAACGAGAACAAGAATGGTGGGCTCGTGACCAGTGTGGACGGTGCTGCGGACGCTGGACCCGTATGTACGCCGCGTGCCGAATCTGCGCCGCTCAGTAAACGGAAGGGAAGCCGCGGGCCTTCGAGTCGGGCTTCTAATGTGGCGGCGTCGTCGTCTACTGCCGTGCCTTCAGGCGCTCGTCACGGTTCAAGTGTTCAGGCCAGCATCTCTCAGCATACTCAGGACTCGATTGGTGACGACGTGGAGGAGGGCGACGATGCGGACTTCGATCTGGAGATTTTGGACGTTATGGAAGAATTTACGACGACCGaaaac gttccagagttcccggacgtcgcctcatcatcacaagtgctagggtacgagtcacagcagtctcatcacacagggttcacatccgacaactctgcacttgttcctgctcaacgttcattgccttcagacttctctatcacgagtcaag TAGACATCGAGCCGTCGCCATATAGTTTAATACCATATGATGACCAggcgataccacctgtggtcgccgcctttcctgccgccgcgttatccggggacggcgcgtccatcgccatggcggtcacggacgcgtctggcGTTCCTGCTGTTGCCGGCCCGTCCGGTTATCAGCAGTCGACGCCGTCTCATGGTACGTATCCCGTCCCTGACCACCCAACCCAcctccacctttttttttctgcgtcacgTTTTCCCCACGGTGATCCTAGCCTCTGTGGTGCTTCGGGGTTCAGCTTTACCTGCAACGCCGGGCGCTGTGCACATGCTACGATTGCATCGGGCCCCACTGAACGCCGGTCTCTGGTTAAGCTGCCCTGTCTTTGGGCT acgataccacctgtggtcgccgcctctcCTGCCGCCGcattatccggggacggcacgtccatcgccatggcggtcatgGACGTCTGA